A window from Primulina huaijiensis isolate GDHJ02 chromosome 11, ASM1229523v2, whole genome shotgun sequence encodes these proteins:
- the LOC140987436 gene encoding transcription factor bHLH95-like, with protein MNNTAFIAMLAMVKLHGSHDDSLSWDDEQEWSFPNLGTNDSQNCEKKSVETSNNSDGQKPATHNEEAPPTAKGRKRSSTSSKGGTGGGDKEDDNENGCRESEHELHIWTERERRKKMRNMFSNLHALLPQLPVKADKSTIVDEAINYIRKMQRTLQNLEKQKVQKLQHGITNPTTYDPFKINRQNLGFIQSREAFLADQGQGPATRNSAVTISNPNIRSPMLLSGSQFPAFFKTWTSPNVTLSVCGEDAHISLCGPRKPGLLTAICFVMEKYGMEVVAALVSSDANRCMYMFHAHTNINMAGYDQFPGEEICKQAAAEILAWLI; from the exons ATGAATAATACAGCTTTCATTGCCATGTTAGCAATGGTTAAATTGCATGGCAGCCATGACGATAGCCTCTCGTGGGACGATGAACAGGAATGGTCATTTCCGAATTTAGGCACTAACGATTCACAGAATTGTGAGAAGAAGTCCGTTGAAACTAGCAATAACTCAGATGGGCAGAAGCCGGCGACACATAATGAGGAAGCACCACCAACTGCAAAGGGGAGGAAGAGAAGTTCCACCTCGAGTAAGGGTGGAACCGGTGGTGGTGATAaggaggatgataatgaaaaTGGCTGCCGAGAATCCGAGCatgagttgcatatatggacggAAAGAGAGAGAAGAAAGAAGATGAGGAACATGTTTTCTAATCTTCATGCCTTGCTTCCTCAACTTCCTGTAAag GCAGACAAATCCACCATTGTTGATGAAGCAATCAACTACATCAGAAAAATGCAGAGAACCCTGCAAAATCTTGAGAAGCAGAAGGTTCAAAAGCTTCAACATGGGATAACTAATCCCACAACCTACGATCCCTTCAAAATCAATCGACAAAATCTAGGATTCATCCAATCAAGAGAGGCATTTCTAGCAGATCAGGGGCAGGGCCCAGCAACAAGAAACTCGGCCGTCACAATATCAAACCCTAATATTCGAAGCCCGATGTTGCTTTCAGGCTCTCAGTTCCCAGCCTTTTTCAAGACATGGACCTCGCCAAATGTGACGCTAAGTGTGTGTGGTGAGGATGCACATATCAGCCTGTGCGGGCCGAGGAAGCCCGGCCTGCTGACTGCCATTTGTTTTGTGATGGAGAAGTATGGAATGGAAGTGGTTGCTGCTCTGGTTTCGTCTGATGCCAATAGATGCATGTACATGTTTCATGCCCAC ACAAACATTAATATGGCCGGGTATGACCAATTTCCAGGGGAAGAAATATGCAAGCAAGCTGCGGCAGAAATATTAGCTTggcttatttaa
- the LOC140987125 gene encoding small ribosomal subunit protein uS9-like: MAAPTESVQCFGRKKTAVAVTHCKRGRGLIKINGVPIELVQPEILRYKAFEPILLLGRQRFAGVDMRIRVKGGGHTSQIYAIRQSIAKALVAFYQKYVDEQSKKEIKDILVRYDRTLLVADPRRCEPKKFGGRGARARFQKSYR; this comes from the coding sequence ATGGCGGCGCCAACCGAATCCGTCCAGTGTTTCGGGCGTAAGAAAACAGCCGTAGCAGTCACCCACTGCAAGCGCGGCCGCGGATTGATCAAGATCAACGGAGTTCCGATCGAGCTTGTCCAGCCAGAAATACTCCGCTACAAGGCGTTCGAACCGATCCTGCTACTCGGACGCCAGCGCTTTGCCGGTGTTGACATGCGCATCCGTGTTAAAGGAGGCGGTCACACGTCTCAGATTTACGCAATCCGTCAGTCCATCGCGAAAGCGCTTGTGGCCTTCTACCAGAAGTATGTGGACGAGCAGTCAAAGAAGGAGATCAAGGATATTCTCGTGAGGTACGACAGGACTTTGCTCGTGGCTGATCCTAGGCGCTGTGAGCCGAAGAAGTTTGGTGGACGCGGTGCGCGTGCGAGGTTCCAGAAATCCTACCGTTGA